The DNA segment CCACTCGCCGCAGAACTCTTAGGCAAAGCAATGTTTATCGCGACTTTTCCATTATTTGATCATAGATTCGTTCAAAGCATTCGAAAGTAGCACATGAGAAAGGGCATGTTAAAGAAAAATAATCAAGTTAAACCAAGGAAAACAATGACAACTCGCGCAGCtatttcgcatttggcctaagcAAGGTCTATCATCCGTCCCCGCCTTGCCTTTCATCCACGTTGGATCAATTCAGGCGCCTACTCTTGACCATGAAAAACCAAATAACAAATATAATAATCCGACCAAAGGATATTGCTCATTTATTTCAAAAACATCTATGACGGGCCTACTGGAGACATGGAAgcacttaaaaaataaaaattgtaaTGAGAAAAACTTTCCAGCTTCAGTGTTACTCTCCTTAGCAGATGCAGCTTTCTCTATTTCCAGCAGACTTACGAATTATATCGTGGCACTGGTGGAAAATAGAGTATTCCTATTCTTGAGAATATGTTTCAAATCCAATTTTCATGACATAATTTCTCGCATGGGTGCTTCTTTCCTGTGGCTGTTCTCACCCAGACGCGGACGGGAACACCACGAAGAAGAGGCAGAAAATAAAGCAGATTTGCTCGTGCGTTCGCGCTCGGCATTCCGCCCAGAGCGCGATTTATTGCTTCTCGAGAACTGACTACACCTTGTCCGTCTTTGAGGAGCGTTCTCGCAGGCCCTTCACTCGCTACGTATCCTGCATCGCCCCTGCTGCTGATTTCAAGGTGCGGATGTGGCGCCGCCGAGATAGGAACGGCATTTGTCTCCTGTTGTTTCGGTGACTGCAGCCACAACGAGGCCTACCCGAAGGGGGCCTCTGGACAGTCAGAGGCCATCGAGCTGCGCCAGGGTCTCGTTATCTCGGACCGATGTTGCAAAGGAAACACGGAGAAGACGGACGTGGCGCCGGCTGACACCACAACACTTCTAGACGATGGCCACCGATGCTGCAGGCACTGGACAGCGGCCAGCTTTGCAGAACCGTGGGTCGACCACCCATCTACCACCGTGGCGCTTTCATTTCGAAGGCTTGTCTGGTGAGTTATGGATTCACGCGAGAACCGAGAAATCATGGCTAAACGAGATgttttaattttattattttttcaagtTTGTACTTTGCTGCAATTTGCTATTATAGCCGCGTCTACGAAGGTGTCTTGCTGGTCGTCTTTGGTCGTCTTGTATTGGGTGTTACAACTTGGTAAAATGCATGCATGCACCAACGGTCTTTGCTTCCAGTTTCCTAAAGACAAAAATATCCTTACGCTTAAAAATCTGTGCATGATCATGCAAAGTTCATTTATGCCTATTAGGTAGAGACCTTAGTCTTTTCTGCTTTCGCTTGACTTCACACTTTGATCTACCGATACCGAAATGAACCTCAACAAAGCATTCTTCTCTCAACAATCTCGGTACCAGCCACATCACTTGTACTCGCGTTTCGTATCCCAGGCAGTTCCGCGACGGAGAGACTACATAGCAGTCTTAAATAGCTATCCCTGCTACGTATTTCAAGGCAACCAACCCAAGGTAGCGCAGCACTGAGGGAAGGATGAAGAGCGTTTGTTCGGTGTCTCGCCATTTACAGTATTTGCTTACGTCATGTCCGAGAGATGCACGTGACGCGAGAGAAAGACGGATATGCGCACGTGTACTGACGTGGATTATGCTCCAAACAGCAATTATTCCTCCTTACGGAATGAGTCTGTAGGTGGAACATCGTTTGTTGGTAGACTGGGGCGGCATCAACGCGACTGGACGCATCAACGCTGCTGTTGGTGGATACCGGGAGGTCCAGTATCGGAGCTGTTGCCTGCTGTTTTCTTTAAACCGTTGGTCAGCTGAATGTCCTTGCCTTCGCGACTGTGACCTATAGTTCACCATAGGTATCAGTTCAAAGAACGACTAGGGTGTGTGTTTGCTGGCTTGCTGGTCTCCGACTAGTGGGCTCGTACTTCACGCTGAGTAGTAATGAGGCGGCATCACCCAACTAGCAATGGGCACCTTCAGTTGGTCATTATATCGGCGGGGTCTCTCCGCATGTCTTCCACTGCCGCCATCCTTGTAACCGCCGGTTCTTTATACACCTCGGCTCCAGCTGCCTCCGCACTATAGCTCTTGTACCATACAGGATGACCCGTGGAATGCCCTCCCCTGCCACCTTCAGAACGGGATAGACAGGACACCTCCTTATCTAATGGCGTAGCGCCGGAATCCAAATAGCATGGGAGCAGGAGCGTTCTCATTTCGCGTCGGTATTCGACGATAGCGGCACAACGCGCTGTTAAACTCGTACTTCAAGGTCCCCTATATGTTAGATGAAGCGTTCATTGTTTCTATGGCCTACCCAGCTAAACCATTTTACTGTCTTCGTTTCTGTAATATTTTTAGTCAAATATCCTCTATCCACTTGATGTGGGTAGCCGCGACAACAGCTTACCTCTTAGGAGTGGCTCCGCGTACACTACACGGGTATAATTTAGAAGGGCTTAAAGGATACGAACACAGGAAATATAGGGTAGATAGAAAGATCCCCTGCGCCgccttagtggttatggcgctcggctgctagccagaaagaggcgggttcgatcccagccgtggcggtcgaatttcgatggaggcgaaattctacaggcccgtgtactttgcgatgtcactgcacgttaaagaaccccaagtggtcgaaatttccggagcccttcactacagcgtctctcatatcctgagtcgctttgggacgttagaccctcataaaccaaaccaaagatcGCTTACTAGCAACTGAGCTTATTTCGAAAAACACCGCCCCTTTTATACGCCAGAAAATTATCACGGCataaaaaacaaaaggaaaaaatacagaatAAACATACAATGAACGATTATCATATTTTACACGCGTCTGTAAAAAAAACCCAGTTCCTTGTCGCTGATTCTAACCGACAACTTACTTGGGACCACGGGCCCAGCTTTCTGTATATGATAAGCCTCTATTATTTCCCTTTGCACCCTCCCCTGTCATTTGCTGATAAACATACATTACCTTTTCAAACACTGGATCACATCCTTCGCAATTTTTGCAGTCATCTCGAAGGTTCCCTCTGCATTTACCGTTGGTGCTTGCTCTCTCTCTGGCCGATAGAGACATGCCTGGACTTGAGCGGTGCCTCGTAGAAGACCCTTGGATTCGCAGTCAGTATGCATCAGCCTATGCTGGATAGCGCATCTCTGCGGTGTAGTCTGGCCATGATGGAGCACAGCTTTCTAAGTTCACGTGCTGCTAATAAACAGGCTCAGCCTGTGTCATCCGCCTATCTTCTGTGCCATCTGTCCAAAAGGTGCCATTGCCCGTAGAGCTTCATCGTTCCTCCTTTCTACTCGTCTCCTTCTCCTTCACTTTCCTTCTCATCCTCTCAGAAGCCTTAACGACGGTCGCCACTAAACGCATAGAATGGGCAATGACAGCTGCGTTCAAAAAGAACCGACGCCTCTGAAAATCATGCGTCCTCCATGAAGCTCGGTTTGTAGAACTCACGCGCCATCCTCCTCATCAATATGTCGGAGCACTTTACCCATGATGACCATTTATTTTCGGCGCCGCTCGTTATTAGATAGAAAAACTTGTCATCGAGGACCAATAATTACCTTGCACCAAAGTGCACACCCAACACTGTTCGTCGTGGTTTATATCTTAGTTATGTGCGGTCAAGCCGTTAATGCGCCGCAGTAGAAGGGTATACGTTTTCAGCACTGTCGCCAAAAAGGCTTCCTGTCTATtagatccccgccgcggtggctcagtggttagggcgctcgactactgatccggacttctcgggttcgaacccgaccgcggcggctgcgtttttatggaggaaaaacgctaaggcgcccgtgtgctgtgcgatgttagtgcacgttaaagatccccaggtggtcgaaattactccggagccctccactacggcacctattcttcctttcttctttcactccctcctttatcccttcccttacggcgcggttcaggtgtccaaagatatatgagacagatactgcgccatttcctttccccaaaaaccaattattattattattattattgtctatTAAATCAGCATCGGATCAGTTTTGCTGTCCTATCAAAACCGCTCACCCGCGAACCATCGGACTCCCACCTGTCTCACCCCCTCCACAGATTTTTGCCTCACCTCTTTTTCACCGCTTTCCGCATGATGGTTGTACATGGTTACAACATCGCGATAAGCACTGCAAAATCAAGGAATGGGGCATCAACAGCTGCGCTGTTAAGCAATTGGCTAACAGGTCAAGCCCAGGCGAAGGAAACGAAAGTCGCACTTTCGTAGTTTCTATCGTTAACAGCTTTTGTTCTTGCGCGCAGCTGAAACGGCCATTACCTTGCTATCAGCCATAACACTTCCTGACCTTTGATGCTGCAATGCGCAGGAGATTGTTTCGGCATGTCGTAATAGAATACGCGCAGTGAATGGGTATGTCATTTCTTACTCTAAAGTTAACGAGCAAAGGACAGAGGAGCTGATGTCAATAGTGAATGTATAAGACATATTTCGGAGCGTTTAGCAAGGCACTGGATGCTCAGAACAGTTTGGTCCCGCGCATATTTCAGTTTTCCATACGGTTTCGTTGCTTTGAAATAATACTTTCAGTATAGTGAGGCTGTAGGGTGCTGGTAGTTTTTTCCTACGCAGTAAACAGCGGAGGTGTCTTCGATTTCTTATGGTTTTTCGATACGAAAATATTTTTCATAGTTTCGCGCCCGTCCGAATAAATATCATGGTCGGTTTAGTGGTCTATAGGACAGCATGACGAAGGGTGGGCAGAGTAAAATATTACAAGGTAATAAAATAACCGcaaaaagcactaaaaaatctgGCCCGCATATTTTCTTTCAAGCAGTTTAAAGCCCAATTCCAAACTAAGTCCATTTCTTGCTTACCACTTGTTTAAAATATCGTTTCATTACGTGTCTCGTGCAGACAACAACCGAGGCGGGGTCGACAGTCCCAGTGGAGCATCGCATGCTCGTTGCGCTCCACGCATCTCCACCTTACGGAGCGGAGCCTGTCCAGCTGCCAACATTGACAGTGGCGGCACCCGTCACCATGACGACGCTGGTTTTGCTGCAACCCGGAAAGCGTCTGTCCGGAGCACGGTGATAGTCGAACTGGACTTCTTGTACGTGAGCTGCTGCGACTTCTGTCGTTCTTGTTTTTGCTGAGGTTCTTGGTCGTTCTGCAGCTCGAAAATCGTCCGGCCGTGCCTTGGTCATATTCTAACTGGACGCCTGGTATGGGAGCTGTTGCGAATTCTGGCGTGCGGCGGCGTGAGTTTCACTTCTAGTAATCCTGCTTATTGCAGCCTTCAAGAAGGTTCCGAAAAACACGGTTGATAACGCGTGAGAGTTTGCAGCCCTTTGTCGCCTGCGCACCCTGTTGAAGCCTTGGTGCCGCttggcgctgcggtcggcagccACAATCTGGTGCACCTCACATTCGGCGAAAGCGGGAGGTTCCCACAGTTCCCACAGCCGCTTTTCGCAAGTCTACGCTATGACATCTGTGCCCCCGAAAAGACGCTCTCCCTTCCGCTAGGGAATTTCTCCCTTCTTGaaacgctataaaaaaaaaacattggtttACTTCTTCGTTTATTACGTCCATGTAGGTTGCATTTTTCATAACTGGAAGTTAAGTAGGGAAACCGTTTGGAAGCGTTTGTCTGACAATATGCTCTATGAAAAAGCGAAATAACGTTTGTGTTCTCCTTTCTGAGGCGTTTTTCGGCTATCGTTTGTTTGCAACCTCACTATAGGAGTGACTGGCGCATTTTCAGCGAAATATATTTTGAGTGTTTAGCTCTGTGAATGAAGTTCGTCGATTATAAGTATCTTCCATCAACGAATTTCACATTTGCCCAAGATATCTCTTCGCAGTCTGCTCCTGGACACGAATATAGTGTGGCACACCTACGTCCTTCCCACGCACCGTGAAACGATGCAATCGGCAGGGTTTCTAATCTGAGTAGTGATGGGCTTTAAAACTGAACCCCCACTACGGATCTTCGAATAATAGAGGTTTGGTTTgatttgtaggggtttaacgtcctaaagcgactcaggctatgggagacgccgtagtgaagtgctccgggaattacgaccacctggaattatttaacttgcactgacatcgcacagtaaacgggcctctagaatttcgcctccatcgaaattcgaccgccgcggcggggatcgagcccgcgtctttcgggccagcagccgagcaccatagccactctgccgccgcggcggctcgaaTAGTAGAGGGATGTAGGCTGTCGTGATTTATAGGTCGGCTTATTTTTTTAAACCTCTAGTTTTCTAATTAGCTAACAACTGTGAAAGTAATAATTCCAGAGGATGCGGACAAACTCCCAATTCAattcttttcttcaaaattgaattgaattgaatgtttATTGGTTCACGGATTCTCTCCGTGTAGGGGGCAGAGGTAAAGGCAAAAAGCCTGATAGAGCATCTGCGCCCCGACAGTTCAGGGCAGCATGACGTAtcattcacacacacaaaaattccATTATTTAGTACGTGTGCCTTCAAAGCCGTCCTGTGCTTGAAAATGATTTTTAAAAGGCAGAAGACACGTAAAGAATAAATATTGTGTAACATTAGAATTCACTTGCATCAGaagtcaagaaagaaaaggaaatcatagAATTCACTGGTCTgaaaataaatagcatatgaagTAAATAGATCAGTATATATAGACATTTCAGAAAAGAACAAGGTTTAAACAGATGTGCAATGTAAATGCTGAGACAATGGCAAATATATTTTACAAGCGCTTAGAGAAATAACATAACCTAATATAACATATAACATAGATAATAACATAAATATTAACACAAATAGCACAACATAATGCGACATAACTGAGGTTACATGTGTTATTAAAGATGAGATCAAGTTACACAAAGTGAAAATGCAATGTCACTCCCCACTAATAGCTTTTTACAGTCTTTTTTGAATTTGTGGAAGGGTTGTGTGTATTGTATCTTAAACTGATCACTGTTTAATATATTAATCGTTTGATAATTCAATGCTTGCCTTCCGTAGTTAGTTCTTGTGGTGGGCTTTAGATGGTGTGGTCTACGTATTGGGTGTGAAGTGCAACTGTCGACAGGTATTGTATGCAGCCTATTTATATTAATTCACTGGAGTAGTTTGGAATAATAAACTTGATCTGCTTTAAGCATGCTATATTTAATGAAGAGCGGTTTTGTTCGGAGTCCTCGTTTGTCCCCCACATAGTTTTCAAAAATTCTCATTATTTTCTTCTGTACAATGATTAGTTTGTTGTAGTTTGAAGCTGTCGTAGTTCCCCATACTAGAATGCCGTAACTGAGTTTTGAATTGAAGAATGAGTAATATACTGCTTGTTTCAACCAGGTGGGTCGTATATTTTGTATTCTATACATGCAGCCAATAACTCGAGATAGCTCACTTTTTAATTTGTTAACATGAGTATTCCATGTTGGGTCCTCTGTAAACCACACGCCCAAGAACTTTTGCTCTGTAACTTCTTCCAGTAACGTGTCCTCAAATTTCAGATGAACACAGTAGGGATCTCTTATTTGCTGGCTTAAAAATTATATATCTGGTTTTGCTCGTGTTTAAACTCAGCCGGTTGCTTTTAAGCCACCTGGAGAGGTGTAAGAGAGGTAACTGTTAGTTTATGATTCTATAACCTCTTTTGTCGCGCCAGTGAAGAAGATAttagtgtcgtcagcatacattatTATTTCAGGGGAGTTTGGCATTGACGTTATATCATTTATGTATATAAGAAATAAGAGGGGTCCTAAGATTGATCATTGAGTGACGCTATATTCGACTTTAAATTTTTGTGATACCAGATGGTCGACGCATACATACTGATACCGATTTGAGAGGTAAGATATAATTGAATTCTTCGCTACACCTCGAACACCACACGCAGCAAGCTTCTTAAGAAGGATATCGTGTTGTAAAGTGTCGAATGCCTTTTTCAAATCCAAGAAAATCCCCAGAGTAAGCAGTTTTCTCTCAATATTTTCAATTTTGTCCTTTATGTTTATCAAAGCTAGTTCTGCAGACTTATCCGTTTGAAAGCCATACTGCGACTTCGTGATTATTCCGTGTTTATGAAAAAAAGCCGTAAGCCTAACAACACGCTCAAATATCTTGGAAAACACCGGCAAAACAGATATCGGCCTGTAGTTTGTAAGCTTTTTTATCATCACCACCTTTGTAAACAGGGGTGATCTTAGCTATTTTTAATTCATCTGGGAACTCACCACCTGTAAGCATCTCGTTTATTATATGTGTTAATACAGGACTAATAAGATGAGCGACATACTTCACAGGTAAGGCCTTTATTTCGTCTTCCCGCATGCAGCTTTGTTTTCTAGGGCCATGATAACTGTTTCAATTTCAGTAGGGGTCGCTGGTGTAAGCATAATGGAATCAATCTGCCCTGTAGTCATAAAACAATCCACTTCTGAGTTTTGTCCGTTATATGCCCTGTGCTAACAAAGTGTCGATTCATTTCATCAACAAGCTCTTTCCCAACTACATGGTATTATCGATTATAATTTCATTCACGAAATGGGTTTTTCGCCCTCGGCCAGTTATATCGTTCACAGTATTCCGCAGTCTGCGTTGATCGTTTTGAATGTTGCAAAATTTTCTTTCGTAATAATCATCCCTTGCCTTTTTCAGATCGAAGTTCTATTTGTTTCTGTATTTTTTAAACTCTCTCAATATGTCGCAATTTCGAGAGCTAATGAAACTGTGgtacattttattctttttacgtATTCTTTTGTATAAGTCTGCAGTTGTCCATGGCTTTctaacttttttatttatttttttctgctttcgaagAGGGAAGGCTGTATTGTAGCACTGTTTGAATTTATCCAAGATCTTGTACGCAGTTGCTGAGCATAATTATGCTCATTGTAGACGGCCGTGCCAGCTTTCTTGGTAGATAAGGCAGCTGAACATGTTTAACGCAGTTTCGTTTATCGTGCGGAGCAACAGGTTTCCTTCATCATTATGCCGTTTTTTTATAGGATGTGCTTGCCAGACAGAACACGGGCAGGTGATCGCTGATGTCATTTAAGATTACACCAGTGGAAAGACCATCGCTATCTATGTTTCTGACGCAGATATCAAGGGATGTGGCTGTGTCAATGGTCACCCTAGTGGGCAGTGTTATCAAATTGTGGCACGCGTACTGGTGAACAATGTCTTGAAATGTGTTGGCGTGTAAGTTACCGGATATTGAGTCAATATTTATATTTCCAAGGATCATAAACGGCGCATTCTCCGAGCTAAAAGAACAAAGTGAAGTTTCAAGAAACGACACGAATTCAGATACGCAGCCAGAAGGTGGCCTGTACACGGCGCAGACAGTGGTGTTAAGCAGTTTTACCGATAAGCTCTCGACATTTTCATCCATTCTGCACATGCTACCTGATACTTTGTGCGGGAAATCATCTTTTAAGTAAATGGCTATCCCGCCACCTCTTTTGTTTTTTCTACTTATGCTTTCCCATTTGTAGCCCTGAAGGTAAGGAGGTTCGTTTTCTTCTGTTAGCGAAGTTTCCGTAAGCACTATAACGGTAAATTTTAAGCTAATTGGATGCAGAACCATTTCAAGATCTTGAACCTTATTTTTAATGCTTTTCATATTTAGATGAATTGCTAAAAACTTTCCCTCGCCTTTTTTATGTTTTTCATTGAAATGGTCACATTCATAATAGTGGCATTCCTGCGGTATGTCTTCCATTATAGCTCTTTTGCACTGTACAGCTTGTATATCTTTTCTATACAATTATCTGCTCAATGTCAGCAATGCTGCAAATTCTGTGACTTGTGGTTCGTTCGTTACCATACTGCTGCACCCAGAATTATCTTTTTTGAGCGGGTCAGGTGCTCGTTCACGTAGATGGGTGTGCCGTCTCCACCATAATCAAGATCTTTTGTAGTCATCCTCTGCGTTCTCGCTTTTTGCAGAATTTTGTCCCGTTTTGTGCGTTGAACAAATCAATGTCCGAATCAGCAATCGGCTCATTCAGAGTACTACCGATCCTCCTCACAACATCGACGACGTCACCTTCCTCAGGTGCTCCTTATATTTTCAAGTTGTTCATCCTCTGATACTGTTCTAATTGATCTATCCTTTCACTCAGTCTGCAGTTTTCAGCTTCCAGCTCTTCGTTTTTCGGTGAAAGACTTTGCACTTCCTTTCTAAGTTCTTTCATTTCACTTATGATTTCATTGACACCATCACAGGTATCGTTGCAGTTTTTGACACTTTCTTTCAATGACCTGAGATCTGTCCTCAGTTCTCGCTTCAGGTCCTCGAAGGCCTTGGCAATATATT comes from the Amblyomma americanum isolate KBUSLIRL-KWMA chromosome 1, ASM5285725v1, whole genome shotgun sequence genome and includes:
- the LOC144099715 gene encoding uncharacterized protein LOC144099715 isoform X2; the encoded protein is MATDAAGTGQRPALQNRGSTTHLPPWRFHFEGLSDNNRGGVDSPSGASHARCAPRISTLRSGACPAANIDSGGTRHHDDAGFAATRKASVRSTVIVELDFFSKIVRPCLGHILTGRLVWELLRILACGGPPIFAESSLPLRPRPTKGNQPFLAVE
- the LOC144099715 gene encoding uncharacterized protein LOC144099715 isoform X1, which produces MATDAAGTGQRPALQNRGSTTHLPPWRFHFEGLSDNNRGGVDSPSGASHARCAPRISTLRSGACPAANIDSGGTRHHDDAGFAATRKASVRSTVIVELDFFLQSLQNLLCPCDHDRQRETSRSWLSNEVRRAIYNQMSTCRHWWYRPRQGAALMISPSSVDRKGTR